Below is a window of Candidatus Annandia pinicola DNA.
TTCTTTAATATAATTTAAAGCATATAAACATGAAGATTTTTTTAGTTTTTCTTTTTTCATAATTTTATAATATTAAATAATATATTATTTAATATTTATTTATAAATTTATTTATAATTTTATTTAAAATTAAAAATCTTTAATTTTAAAAAAACAATAATTGTTATTATATATTCTTATTATATCTGTTTTTTTTATTTTTTTATTTAATACAGCTTGTATCCATATAATATCATTATTTAATTTTACTATATATAAAATATTACCAATTATTTTCCAATTTTTTTTTATTTTAAATTCTAAATATTTTTCGTTACCATTTATATTTTTTGATATACCTATTAAAAAATATAATAATTTTTTATTTGTTTTTAAAATTTGAGTTTTTGTTATAATTTCTTGACCATTATAACATCCTTTATTAAAACTTATGCCATTAAAATTATTTAAGTTTAATGATTGGGGTAAGAATTTTTTTGAATTTTTAATATTTATATTAGGAATCCCAAATTTAATATCTAAAGATAACCATTGATTATTGTTAATGTAAATTAATTTATTAATTATATAATTTTTAATTTTATTACTTTTTTTTTTATTTACAATTATAAAAAATCTTATAATAGAATCATTTAATTTTATTAATATATATATTTTATCTATAATTATAATTTCATTAATATTTAATTTTTTATTAAAAAAATTATTTAATAAATTTATAGTTTTATTTCCTATAATACCAAAAATAATATTTTTATAATCTAATTCTATATTAACTTCTAAAAATATAGAATATTTTTTAAGTATTTTTAAATGATATTTAACTATATTTTTTCTTTCTATTAAAATATAATGATTTTTTTTATATTTAAATACTTTTATAGAACTAATTACTTTTCCTTTATAATTACAATGAGCACATGTCATACATTTATTATTTAATTTATTAATATCTAATGTTAATTGATTTTGTAAATATTTTTTACTATCATTACCATAAACGTGAATTAAAGACCAATCATTAAGATACATCCATGTATTATAAATATTTTTTGAATATAAAATATTATTTAAATAATTTATTTTATTCATAAATTTTATTAGATAATTAATAATTTATAAAAAAATTATTATATAATAATAAATATTTTTATTAAATAATAATATAAATTTATTATAAATTTAATATATTTTTTATATTAAATATTATATTTTTTTTAATGATTAAAAAAACTAATTTTATGTTAGAAATATATTATACAAAAAATAATCTAAAAAAATATATTAATTATTATAAATTAATTAAAAATATATTTAAATATAAAATAAAAAATAAATATTTAAAAAATATTAAAAGTACTTTTAATAATATTAAAATTTATAATAATTTTAAAGAAATTAATGATATAAAAAAAAATAAAAAAAAACTAAAGTTTATTATTAAAAGTATAAATAAAATATATCATAATATAAATAAAGTAAAATATTTATATAAAATTTATAAAATAAATAAAAATAAATTATATGATATTAAGTTATCTTCTATATTAAAAAAAATAAAATTTAAAATAAAAAAAATAGAATTTAATTGTGTTTTTTTAAATAAATATGATATTTTAAATTGTTATTTAAATTTACAATCAGGGGTTGGTGGATTAGATTCCCAAGATTTTTCTAGTATGTTAATGAAAATGTATATAAAATGGTCTATAAATCAAGGTTTTAAAATTAATATATTAGAAACTTCATATGGTGATTTAATTGGTATAAAATCAACAACTATTAATATAATAGGTAAATATGCTTTTGGTTTATTGAAAAATGAAAATGGAATACATCGTTTAATAAGAAAAAGTCCTTTTAATGCAAATAAAAAAAGACATACTTCATTTAGTTCTGTTTTTGTTTATCCAGAAACAATTAATAGTAATAATATTAATTTAAATATTAAAGATTTAAAAATAGAAGTATATAAATCATCTGGTTCTGGGGGACAACATGTTAATAAAACAGAATCAGCTGTACGTATAACACATATTCCTACTGGAATTAAAACACAATGTCAATCTTATAGATCACAACATCAAAATAAAAGTATTGCAATTAAAAAAATAATAAATAAATTACATCAAATAAATATTAATAAAAAAAAAATAAAAAATTATAAAATTAAAATAGGTTGGGGAAATCAAATAAGATCTTATATATTAGATAATTCTTTAATTAAAGACTTAAGAACAGGAATAGAAAAAAATAATGTAAATAGTATTTTAAATGGAAATGGTTTAAATTATTTTATAAAATCTAATTTAAAATTATAATTATAAGGAATAAATTTATTAAAAATGAATGAAAATAATTATAATTTCTTAAAAAATAAAGAAATAAAAAACAGATTAGAAAAATTAAAAATATTAAAAAAAAATAAAATAGCTTTTCCTAATAATTTTAAAAGAAATTATATTTCTAATATTTTACATAAAAAATATAATAAATATAATAGAAAATATTTAAAAAATCTTAATTTAAAAGTAAGAATTACTGGAAGAATGATAAATTGTAGACATATGGGAAAATCATCTTTTATAAAATTACAAGATATGTTTGGTAGTATACAAATATATATTTCTAAAAAACATATTAATGAAAATATTTTTAAATATTTTAAAACCTGGGATTTAGGAGATATATTAGGAGTTATAGGAATATTATTTAAAACTAATAGCGGTGAATTATCAATATATTGTAATAAAATTTATTTATTAACTAAATCATTAAGACCATTACCTGATAAATTTCATGGATTAAATAATAAAGAAATTAAATATAGACAAAGATATTTAGATTTAATAAAAAATAAAAAAACAATAAATGTATTTAAGATAAGACATAAAATTATATTTGAAATTAGAAAATATATGATATCACATAATTTTATAGAAGTAGAAACTCCTATTATGCAATTAATACCAGGAGGTGCTTCTGCAAAACCGTTTATAACATATCATAATAGTTTAAATCAAAAAATGTATTTAAGGGTTTCTCCTGAATTATATTTAAAACGTTTAGTAGTTGGAGGTTTAGAAAGGGTATTTGAAATAGGAAAAAATTTTCGTAATGAAGGTATATCATCTAAACATAATCCTGAATTTACTATGTTAGAATTATATATAGCTTATTTTAATTATAA
It encodes the following:
- the ygfZ gene encoding tRNA-modifying protein YgfZ, with amino-acid sequence MNKINYLNNILYSKNIYNTWMYLNDWSLIHVYGNDSKKYLQNQLTLDINKLNNKCMTCAHCNYKGKVISSIKVFKYKKNHYILIERKNIVKYHLKILKKYSIFLEVNIELDYKNIIFGIIGNKTINLLNNFFNKKLNINEIIIIDKIYILIKLNDSIIRFFIIVNKKKSNKIKNYIINKLIYINNNQWLSLDIKFGIPNINIKNSKKFLPQSLNLNNFNGISFNKGCYNGQEIITKTQILKTNKKLLYFLIGISKNINGNEKYLEFKIKKNWKIIGNILYIVKLNNDIIWIQAVLNKKIKKTDIIRIYNNNYCFFKIKDF
- the prfB gene encoding peptide chain release factor 2, which encodes MLEIYYTKNNLKKYINYYKLIKNIFKYKIKNKYLKNIKSTFNNIKIYNNFKEINDIKKNKKKLKFIIKSINKIYHNINKVKYLYKIYKINKNKLYDIKLSSILKKIKFKIKKIEFNCVFLNKYDILNCYLNLQSGVGGLDSQDFSSMLMKMYIKWSINQGFKINILETSYGDLIGIKSTTINIIGKYAFGLLKNENGIHRLIRKSPFNANKKRHTSFSSVFVYPETINSNNINLNIKDLKIEVYKSSGSGGQHVNKTESAVRITHIPTGIKTQCQSYRSQHQNKSIAIKKIINKLHQININKKKIKNYKIKIGWGNQIRSYILDNSLIKDLRTGIEKNNVNSILNGNGLNYFIKSNLKL
- the lysS gene encoding lysine--tRNA ligase, translated to MNENNYNFLKNKEIKNRLEKLKILKKNKIAFPNNFKRNYISNILHKKYNKYNRKYLKNLNLKVRITGRMINCRHMGKSSFIKLQDMFGSIQIYISKKHINENIFKYFKTWDLGDILGVIGILFKTNSGELSIYCNKIYLLTKSLRPLPDKFHGLNNKEIKYRQRYLDLIKNKKTINVFKIRHKIIFEIRKYMISHNFIEVETPIMQLIPGGASAKPFITYHNSLNQKMYLRVSPELYLKRLVVGGLERVFEIGKNFRNEGISSKHNPEFTMLELYIAYFNYKDLIKFTKNMLYILIKKIVKNSEIKIKNNIINFNHFYEMTMKESIIKYNNNIKLKDLSNLYNLNCIIDKLKIKKKENFSIGSLIYEIFKNTVEKKLIQPTFITEYPIEISPLSRCNDNSNNVADRFELFINGQEIGNGFSELNDSQDQKKRFKSQYKLDKLNFSKNNIYDKDYIIALEHGLPPTSGLGIGIDRLIMLFTNKSTIKDVILFPTLKII